Proteins co-encoded in one Arachis hypogaea cultivar Tifrunner chromosome 11, arahy.Tifrunner.gnm2.J5K5, whole genome shotgun sequence genomic window:
- the LOC114924678 gene encoding uncharacterized protein, producing MTTNLVECINFVLKGARNLPVTAIVRSTFYRLNELFTRKSAEAHECVRNGFMYSEFATKRVEESFRRAGNIVVNQFDRRNEMFEVRKMQDGSVYTVNLAQRHYDCGHFQVEQLPCHHVLACCANQHLDWKVYVHDVYKMSEICNVYRGEFVLMGDPSTWDRYEGAKVIANWTLRRATKGRPKSTRYLNEMDSRDMHGPHRCTVCEREGHSRSRCPQCVGPSSAGGH from the coding sequence ATGACGACAAACTTGGTAGAGTGCATAAATTTTGTCCTAAAGGGTGCACGCAACCTTCCTGTGACTGCCATTGTTAGGTCTACTTTCTATCGGCTGAATGAATTGTTTACTCGGAAGAGCGCCGAGGCTCATGAGTGTGTCCGCAATGGATTCATGTATTCAGAATTTGCAACAAAGAGGGTTGAAGAAAGCTTTCGACGTGCAGGAAACATTGTGGTCAACCAGTTCGATAGGCGGAATGAGATGTTTGAGGTTCGCAAAATGCAAGATGGTTCTGTTTACACTGTTAACCTTGCACAACGACACTACGACTGTGGCCATTTCCAGGTCGAGCAACTCCCATGTCACCACGTTCTTGCATGTTGCGCTAACCAGCATCTTGATTGGAAAGTATATGTGCACGATGTGTACAAGATGTCTGAAATTTGCAACGTGTACAGAGGCGAGTTTGTTCTGATGGGTGACCCATCTACGTGGGATAGATATGAAGGagcgaaggtgatcgccaactgGACATTAAGGCGCGCGACAAAAGGAAGACCGAAGTCAACCCGAtacttgaatgagatggattcgCGGGATATGCATGGTCCTCACCGGTGTACTGTATGTGAACGCGAGGGACATAGCCGCAGCCGATGTCCTCAGTGCGTAGGTCCAAGCTCCGCTGGAGGTCATTAG
- the LOC112722491 gene encoding pentatricopeptide repeat-containing protein At1g74630-like, with amino-acid sequence MNISEQRWVSLLSKCCTVRTTKQVHAQIYTTGFHDDPIVFGKFLLHCAVSVSDALHYARRLFHHFPNPDTFMYNTLIRALALSEIPHHAIHPFLQMRRHDTLIPDSFTFAFALKGLANCGDLRAGVQLHCQALRHCFHTHVFVGTTLISMYGECGDSCSARKVFEEMPDPNVVTWNAVVTACFRCGDICGAQGAFEQMPIRNLTSWNVMLAGYTKAGELELASRVYSEMTLKDGVSWSTMIVGFAHNGYFDEAFGFFREMLREGIRPNEVSLTGVLSACAQAGAFAFGKILHGCMEKAGFLHIVSVNNALIDTYSKCGNVAMARLVFENVPMARNIVTWTSMIAGLAMQGHGEEAIRLFHEMEDSGVRPDGITFISLLYACSHSGLVDQGCAYFSKMKNMYGIVPAVEHYGCMVDLYGRAAQLQKAYEFVCQMPISPNAIIWRTLLGACSIHGNIELAELVKARLAEMDPNNSGDHVLLSNVYAVAGKWKDVASIRRTMTERSMKKTPGWSMIEIDKVIYGFVAGEKPNEVTEEAHSKLREIMLRLRAEVGYAPQVRSVLHDIEEEEKEDSVSKHSEKLAAAFGIAKVPKGRVLRIVKNLRVCGDCHTYMKLISKVYEVEIIVRDRSRFHSFKDGFCSCRDYW; translated from the coding sequence atgAATATCTCGGAACAGCGGTGGGTTTCATTGCTGAGCAAGTGCTGCACCGTGAGGACCACCAAGCAAGTCCACGCTCAAATCTACACAACCGGCTTCCACGACGACCCAATCGTCTTCGGGAAGTTTCTTCTCCACTGCGCAGTTTCCGTATCCGATGCTCTCCACTACGCTCGCCGTCTCTTCCACCACTTCCCTAACCCTGACACCTTCATGTACAACACCCTCATTCGCGCACTCGCTCTCTCAGAAATCCCTCACCATGCCATTCACCCCTTCCTCCAAATGCGCCGCCACGACACCCTTATTCCCGATAGCTTCACTTTCGCTTTTGCGCTCAAAGGACTCGCTAACTGCGGAGACCTCAGAGCTGGTGTTCAGTTGCATTGTCAAGCTCTACGTCATTGCTTTCATACCCATGTTTTTGTTGGGACGACATTGATTAGTATGTATGGCGAATGCGGTGATTCTTGCTCTGCAAGGAAGGTGTTCGAGGAAATGCCAGACCCAAATGTTGTAACTTGGAATGCTGTTGTCACTGCTTGTTTCAGGTGTGGGGATATCTGTGGCGCGCAAGGTGCGTTTGAACAGATGCCTATTAGGAATTTGACCTCTTGGAATGTGATGCTTGCTGGTTACACCAAAGCAGGGGAGCTTGAGTTGGCAAGTAGAGTTTATTCTGAGATGACTCTGAAGGATGGTGTTTCTTGGAGCACCATGATTGTTGGGTTTGCCCACAATGGTTATTTTGATGAAGCTTTTGGGTTTTTCAGGGAGATGCTGCGAGAGGGGATCAGGCCGAATGAGGTGAGCCTTACTGGGGTGTTGTCTGCTTGCGCTCAAGCCGGGGCGTTTGCGTTTGGGAAGATTTTACATGGGTGTATGGAGAAAGCTGGGTTTCTTCACATTGTTTCGGTGAATAATGCTCTCATAGATACCTACTCCAAATGTGGGAATGTGGCCATGGCTAGGTTAGTGTTTGAAAATGTGCCGATGGCGAGGAACATTGTGACATGGACGTCAATGATAGCAGGCCTTGCAATGCAGGGTCATGGAGAAGAGGCAATACGGCTTTTCCATGAGATGGAAGACTCTGGAGTTAGGCCAGATGGTATTACCTTCATCTCTCTTCTATATGCTTGTAGCCATAGCGGCTTGGTTGACCAAGGTTGTGCTTATTTTTCCAAGATGAAGAATATGTATGGTATTGTACCTGCTGTTGAGCATTATGGTTGTATGGTTGATCTGTATGGTCGAGCCGCTCAGTTGCAGAAAGCCTATGAATTTGTATGTCAAATGCCAATTTCACCCAACGCTATCATTTGGAGGACTCTCCTAGGGGCTTGCAGCATTCATGGTAATATCGAGTTGGCAGAGCTTGTGAAAGCAAGGCTTGCTGAGATGGATCCAAACAACTCTGGTGACCATGTACTGCTCTCCAATGTTTATGCTGTAGCAGGGAAATGGAAGGATGTTGCCAGCATAAGAAGAACAATGACTGAAAGGAGCATGAAAAAAACACCTGGTTGGAGCATGATTGAAATTGACAAAGTCATATATGGTTTTGTGGCAGGTGAAAAGCCGAACGAGGTTACAGAAGAGGCTCATAGTAAATTGAGGGAAATCATGCTGAGACTCAGAGCAGAAGTAGGCTATGCGCCACAAGTAAGGAGTGTCTTGCATGATATTGAAGAGGAGGAAAAAGAGGATTCGGTGTCTAAGCACAGCGAGAAGCTTGCTGCAGCTTTTGGAATAGCAAAAGTTCCTAAGGGAAGGGTTTTAAGAATAGTGAAGAACCTGAGGGTTTGTGGGGACTGCCATACTTACATGAAGCTGATTTCTAAAGTTTATGAGGTAGAAATCATTGTGAGAGATAGAAGCCGCTTCCACTCATTCAAAGATGGTTTTTGTTCTTGCAGAGATTATTGGTGA